In Zunongwangia profunda SM-A87, the following proteins share a genomic window:
- a CDS encoding SDR family oxidoreductase: MQNSKIWYITGASKGLGLSLTKQLLLKGEKVAATSRNVKTLSKKVGSKYAASFLPLEVELTNEQSIKNSIASTIDSFGKIDVVVNNAGYGTGGALEELTEDEIQQSFDVNFFAVIKVIQQALPYMRKEQSGHIINISSIAGFAPGTGWSVYGAAKSAMNGLSEALAQELKPFGINVSIISPGWFRTSFAKEESIELNQNQISAYEHIRTAHQKFKSIDGHQIGNPDKVAAVLLKLVNEPHPPINLFLGSDAYDRAFSKIEELADSMKKRKEVSFSTDFE, from the coding sequence ATGCAAAATTCAAAAATTTGGTACATCACCGGAGCCTCTAAAGGGCTCGGATTATCACTAACAAAACAACTTTTACTAAAAGGCGAAAAAGTTGCCGCCACAAGCAGAAATGTAAAAACACTATCTAAAAAAGTAGGAAGTAAATATGCAGCTTCTTTTCTTCCGCTTGAAGTAGAGCTCACCAATGAGCAATCCATCAAAAACTCCATCGCATCGACCATTGACAGTTTTGGTAAAATTGATGTCGTAGTGAACAACGCGGGCTATGGTACCGGTGGCGCTTTAGAAGAACTAACCGAGGATGAAATTCAACAGAGTTTTGATGTTAATTTCTTTGCCGTAATTAAAGTCATACAACAAGCGCTTCCTTATATGCGAAAAGAGCAATCCGGTCATATCATCAATATTTCATCAATTGCCGGTTTTGCTCCTGGCACGGGTTGGTCGGTATATGGAGCAGCCAAATCGGCCATGAACGGACTTTCTGAAGCTTTAGCCCAAGAGTTGAAGCCATTCGGAATAAATGTTTCCATAATTTCTCCCGGTTGGTTTAGAACAAGTTTTGCCAAGGAAGAATCCATCGAGCTAAACCAAAACCAAATTTCAGCTTACGAGCATATTAGAACAGCGCATCAAAAGTTTAAATCAATAGATGGCCATCAAATCGGAAATCCCGATAAGGTGGCTGCTGTGTTATTAAAACTTGTAAATGAACCCCATCCACCCATAAACCTATTTTTAGGCAGTGATGCTTACGATAGGGCTTTTTCTAAAATTGAAGAGTTAGCAGATTCGATGAAAAAGCGAAAAGAAGTATCCTTTTCAACAGATTTTGAGTAA
- a CDS encoding AraC family transcriptional regulator produces the protein MESLEEFYKHKFQTPPKIKNQKNGLFDMFTIEENMKYNVKTPAYVRRDFYKILLFEGENIFHFGDESIPVSGKTLLFFNPNTPYTYETLAPGTKGYFCVFKEDFFKDSLRIHLTDLPLFKPFSKPIYPLSDDLFAEIHPLFVKMKNEMEGDYSYKYELIKSYVSALIFSALKLSVSPAKPESTNAATRITAVFMEVLDRQFSIESISQKITCRTPADFADQLAIHINYLNRVLKKTTGKTTTELINERLLSEAKALLKHSNWNIAEISEALGYKDQSHFSSFFKSQTQYAPSDFRKV, from the coding sequence TTGGAATCTTTAGAAGAATTTTATAAGCATAAGTTTCAAACACCACCAAAAATCAAAAATCAGAAAAATGGGTTGTTTGACATGTTTACTATTGAAGAAAACATGAAATATAATGTGAAGACCCCCGCTTATGTGCGGCGGGATTTTTATAAAATTCTGCTATTTGAGGGCGAAAATATTTTTCACTTTGGCGATGAAAGTATTCCGGTTTCAGGGAAGACACTTTTATTTTTCAACCCCAATACGCCCTATACTTACGAAACATTAGCCCCAGGAACCAAAGGTTATTTTTGTGTTTTTAAAGAAGATTTTTTTAAGGATAGCCTTAGAATTCATCTCACTGACCTACCACTATTTAAACCTTTTTCAAAACCCATCTATCCACTTTCAGATGATTTATTTGCAGAAATACATCCACTTTTTGTCAAAATGAAAAATGAAATGGAAGGGGATTACAGCTATAAATATGAGCTGATTAAAAGTTATGTGTCAGCATTAATATTTAGTGCTCTTAAACTTTCGGTTAGTCCTGCAAAGCCTGAATCTACCAATGCCGCTACTAGGATTACGGCTGTATTTATGGAGGTATTGGATAGGCAATTCTCTATAGAAAGCATCTCCCAAAAGATTACTTGTCGAACCCCGGCCGATTTCGCAGACCAACTGGCCATCCATATCAATTACTTAAACCGGGTTTTAAAGAAAACGACAGGAAAAACCACCACTGAACTCATTAACGAACGCTTATTGAGTGAGGCAAAAGCATTACTTAAGCATAGCAACTGGAATATTGCTGAAATTAGTGAAGCACTTGGTTATAAAGACCAGTCTCATTTTAGCTCATTTTTTAAAAGCCAAACCCAGTATGCTCCATCAGACTTCAGAAAGGTTTGA
- a CDS encoding sensor histidine kinase — translation MTSQNDIQFKHFFLWSADLLCIAGYDGFLRQVNPALCKRLGYSMMELQHRPILDFLHPEDYEKTKQARLNLQNSRPLYDFENRYITKSGETIWLSWTSIPIPERQLIYAIAKDITAKKLLENHRNDMIQNLNQRNKALQKVNYMTSHDLRSCVSNLQNLYSLLDLENIDPENREIVDLIADATEELKVTLSDYIDELKRNSEEKIKADNIYLYSVLQRVLENIKTLLTAINVKLKIDFSEAEMVYFSKTYLYSIFLNLISNSIKYATAKPQLIIAMKSSQTNSFIHLEYKDNGIGFDAEKYKERIFQAHQQAFQEKVVTENITKDSKGLGLYLLQSHMDELGGKVSIHSRPGHGIKVDLYFPKVK, via the coding sequence ATGACATCTCAAAACGATATACAGTTTAAACATTTTTTCCTATGGTCTGCAGATTTACTTTGTATCGCGGGCTATGACGGATTTTTGCGGCAGGTTAATCCGGCTTTATGCAAACGCCTGGGCTATTCCATGATGGAACTACAACATCGTCCTATCCTGGATTTTTTGCATCCTGAGGACTATGAGAAGACTAAACAGGCTCGTTTGAACCTGCAGAATAGTAGGCCGCTGTATGATTTCGAAAATCGATATATAACAAAATCCGGAGAGACCATATGGTTATCCTGGACTTCTATTCCTATACCAGAGCGCCAGTTAATTTATGCGATTGCTAAGGATATCACCGCAAAAAAATTATTGGAAAATCATCGTAATGATATGATTCAAAATCTAAATCAACGCAACAAAGCTCTGCAAAAAGTGAACTATATGACTTCGCATGATTTACGATCTTGTGTGAGTAACTTGCAGAATTTATATTCATTATTGGATTTAGAAAATATTGATCCTGAAAACAGAGAGATTGTTGATCTTATAGCAGATGCCACAGAAGAATTAAAAGTAACCCTTAGTGATTATATAGACGAGCTTAAAAGAAATTCAGAAGAAAAAATAAAAGCAGACAATATTTATCTTTATTCCGTATTACAACGGGTTCTAGAAAATATTAAAACCCTACTGACGGCCATAAATGTTAAGCTGAAAATTGACTTTTCAGAAGCAGAGATGGTTTATTTCAGTAAAACCTACCTCTATAGTATTTTTTTAAATCTTATCTCGAACTCCATAAAATATGCAACGGCAAAGCCACAATTAATTATCGCTATGAAAAGTTCACAAACCAATTCATTTATTCATTTAGAATATAAAGACAATGGAATTGGTTTTGATGCAGAAAAGTATAAGGAACGCATTTTTCAAGCCCACCAGCAAGCATTTCAGGAAAAAGTAGTGACAGAAAATATCACAAAAGATAGTAAAGGATTGGGACTTTATCTGCTCCAAAGTCATATGGATGAACTTGGAGGAAAAGTATCCATACATAGTCGCCCAGGCCATGGTATTAAGGTAGATCTTTATTTTCCGAAAGTCAAATAA
- a CDS encoding PAS domain-containing protein → MDNMHCLFFKIDTTSSSLYKDLSHILKELGLNNMDDFGLSSVKSSNVDFVFVHHNSIDQGIPKKPIANNTAILILNPDVEENFSTIQDLGYSDVLYTDWLDKRHLKNCIQKRLEFSNNKVQELSNTISLLQYNRMIGEWEYDVSSKKISWSKNVFKMFNSPEHIAENMIWQMAVTANDRKLIFNALFKNPYSSIQSFEFHALVGKGRNRHFKAIAKIIFKNNLPFKISGILEDITPERESRKYLLEVLNERKEILDTIHVGVLRLNNNEEIVQYNTALITMLGLNNGLYGQSMQELAQNGAYASLVFNTVKKKLAKKRTLVGQVYDRQKNRWYEYTIIHSTTNSYVYFRDISKVKFQEFQFKKIQHLQRYVIQSARNCIWVVDRKHNLILSNPAFHDHVRNFYKVVESGEDQSGLLSQMTRKNRWQWLIMYRKAFQGEQINFQYCEMDKLTQRIRYYEISLNPIIQEDSDQIIGVSGFSTEITEKMEKVKALETQYRKLNEIKWTQAHIVRAPLANILGIIHILRNQKLNEEVTQFIHYMDTESKKLDMLVRKICEISETKEEIHDYYTLR, encoded by the coding sequence ATGGACAATATGCATTGTCTTTTTTTTAAAATCGATACAACATCTAGCTCACTTTATAAAGATTTGTCCCATATTCTAAAGGAATTGGGGCTTAATAATATGGATGATTTCGGATTGTCTTCAGTAAAATCGAGTAATGTTGACTTTGTATTTGTTCATCACAATTCTATAGATCAGGGCATTCCTAAAAAACCGATAGCAAACAATACAGCCATCCTTATTTTGAATCCTGATGTCGAAGAGAATTTTTCTACGATACAAGATTTAGGATATTCAGACGTATTATATACCGACTGGTTAGATAAAAGACATTTAAAAAACTGTATTCAAAAACGTTTAGAATTTTCTAACAATAAGGTGCAGGAGCTTTCTAATACGATCAGCCTCTTACAATATAATCGTATGATAGGGGAGTGGGAGTATGATGTAAGCTCGAAAAAGATCTCCTGGTCAAAGAATGTCTTTAAGATGTTTAATTCCCCTGAACATATTGCTGAAAATATGATTTGGCAAATGGCTGTTACGGCAAATGATCGTAAATTAATTTTTAATGCCCTTTTTAAAAATCCATATTCAAGTATTCAATCTTTTGAATTTCACGCATTGGTCGGCAAAGGTAGGAACCGTCATTTTAAGGCAATTGCTAAAATTATATTTAAAAACAATCTTCCTTTTAAAATTTCCGGTATTCTTGAAGATATTACACCTGAGCGTGAAAGTAGAAAATACTTGTTAGAAGTGTTGAATGAAAGAAAAGAGATTTTAGATACCATTCATGTAGGTGTTCTTAGACTCAACAATAATGAAGAAATAGTTCAGTATAATACAGCGTTAATTACAATGTTAGGCTTAAATAATGGTCTTTACGGGCAATCAATGCAAGAATTAGCCCAAAATGGCGCTTATGCCAGTTTGGTTTTTAATACAGTAAAGAAAAAACTGGCTAAAAAACGAACGCTTGTAGGCCAGGTTTATGATCGACAGAAAAATAGATGGTATGAATATACCATTATCCATAGCACGACGAATAGCTATGTTTACTTTAGGGATATCTCTAAAGTTAAATTTCAGGAGTTTCAGTTCAAAAAAATTCAACATTTACAGCGCTATGTAATTCAAAGTGCTAGGAATTGTATCTGGGTAGTTGATAGGAAGCATAATTTAATCCTGTCTAATCCGGCGTTTCATGATCATGTTCGTAATTTTTATAAAGTTGTGGAATCAGGGGAAGACCAAAGTGGTTTATTATCTCAAATGACCAGAAAAAATCGTTGGCAATGGCTTATAATGTATAGAAAGGCTTTTCAGGGAGAACAAATAAATTTTCAATATTGTGAAATGGATAAATTAACTCAGCGAATTAGATATTATGAAATTTCTCTTAACCCTATAATCCAGGAAGATAGCGATCAAATAATTGGAGTATCCGGTTTTTCCACAGAAATTACGGAGAAGATGGAAAAAGTAAAAGCTCTTGAGACGCAATACCGTAAGCTTAATGAAATAAAATGGACGCAAGCTCATATTGTCCGTGCCCCCTTAGCAAATATTCTTGGGATAATTCATATTTTGCGTAATCAGAAATTAAACGAGGAGGTGACTCAATTTATTCATTATATGGATACAGAAAGTAAAAAACTAGATATGCTGGTGCGTAAAATTTGTGAAATTTCAGAAACGAAAGAAGAAATTCATGACTATTATACTCTTAGATGA
- a CDS encoding response regulator — protein MTIILLDDDPITNIINQKVVSSFFPEDSIDVFTNPKQAISCIENMVNEKILLFLDLNMPVLNGWEVLAYLDAHKRFDNIKVIIVSSTPTEGDKRRSYKHSRVKSFIIKPLTYPKVEKLKNDLLLQN, from the coding sequence ATGACTATTATACTCTTAGATGATGATCCTATCACCAATATTATCAATCAAAAAGTTGTAAGCAGTTTCTTTCCTGAAGATAGTATTGATGTTTTTACTAATCCCAAACAAGCAATATCTTGTATCGAAAATATGGTTAATGAGAAGATACTATTGTTTTTAGACTTAAACATGCCTGTTTTAAACGGTTGGGAAGTGCTGGCATACCTGGATGCTCATAAAAGATTTGATAACATTAAGGTTATTATCGTAAGTTCGACCCCAACCGAGGGCGATAAAAGGCGTTCCTATAAGCACTCCCGAGTGAAATCATTTATTATAAAACCCTTAACGTATCCTAAAGTGGAAAAATTGAAAAATGATCTGCTACTTCAGAATTGA
- a CDS encoding DUF3667 domain-containing protein, whose amino-acid sequence MLKQKWKLREEIYNKMAESCLNCGKSIEENYCGNCGQKRFSRIDRKYIFSELENTVLQTNKGFLFSVKSILKNPGKTAKEFINGSRINHYKPILLAFLLSGISAFISFQIVGLKEIMELYYLEQNLNSPLMIDILSFTSSYNSLIMLSFIPFLALLTKIGFRKCGQNYYEHIVINSYILSVYTIVNIIVIYPIMLFLNDDPGLIIQVSSLSMFTIPVIMVWFFKGFYEQKSLKSIISRVLIVMLLGFVAFIILMILSIIAGFVFALLKGGPEALEYIKPQ is encoded by the coding sequence ATGTTAAAACAAAAATGGAAATTAAGAGAAGAAATCTATAATAAAATGGCTGAATCTTGTTTAAATTGTGGAAAATCCATAGAAGAAAACTACTGTGGAAATTGTGGTCAAAAAAGGTTTAGCAGGATCGATAGAAAATACATATTTTCTGAATTGGAAAATACGGTCTTACAAACAAATAAAGGATTTCTATTCTCTGTAAAAAGCATACTTAAGAATCCAGGAAAGACAGCAAAAGAATTTATCAATGGTAGCAGAATAAATCATTATAAACCAATATTATTAGCTTTTCTTTTGAGTGGTATATCCGCTTTCATCTCTTTTCAAATTGTAGGGCTAAAAGAAATTATGGAATTGTACTATTTAGAACAAAATTTGAATTCTCCATTGATGATTGATATTTTGTCTTTTACCTCAAGCTACAATTCTCTAATTATGTTATCTTTTATTCCATTTTTAGCACTTTTAACCAAAATAGGATTTAGAAAATGTGGACAAAATTATTATGAACATATAGTTATAAATTCCTATATATTATCGGTATATACCATTGTAAATATAATTGTTATTTATCCGATAATGCTTTTTTTAAACGATGATCCAGGTTTAATTATTCAAGTATCAAGTTTGTCAATGTTTACAATACCAGTCATAATGGTTTGGTTTTTTAAAGGTTTCTATGAACAAAAATCATTAAAAAGTATTATAAGTAGAGTTTTAATAGTAATGCTTCTTGGTTTTGTGGCATTTATAATTTTAATGATATTATCTATCATTGCAGGTTTCGTATTTGCCCTACTTAAAGGGGGGCCAGAGGCGTTAGAATATATAAAACCACAATAA
- a CDS encoding ligand-binding sensor domain-containing protein — translation MRFVSFLYVYVSFSLFGWSQTDTTLTPIHNEYRFAHKGVADGLSPGAVNDFYKEKDGFLWIATTSGLNRYDGYEFQNYSPKSSNPSAIQSRNFRRIFKGPLGNIWCETPEGINIFDPIDQSFTSDQDAILKYFNISERKVKDIISIGDDFLLIHTDASVTRVNAEKNTKDELKDYNSYLKQESITPTSVNVSDKNELWIIYTNGLIHKLDINSFSIISEYHHLKEIFGGEQHDFRMVIDNNGITTLDRTLS, via the coding sequence ATGAGATTTGTCTCTTTTTTGTATGTGTATGTTTCTTTCTCACTTTTTGGCTGGTCTCAGACAGACACTACTTTAACACCCATACATAACGAATATCGCTTTGCACATAAAGGGGTCGCGGATGGATTGTCGCCGGGAGCCGTTAATGATTTTTATAAGGAGAAAGATGGGTTTTTATGGATAGCTACCACCTCTGGGCTTAATCGTTATGATGGTTATGAATTTCAGAATTACAGTCCTAAATCTTCAAATCCTTCAGCAATTCAATCCAGAAATTTTAGAAGAATTTTTAAAGGGCCTCTTGGAAATATTTGGTGCGAAACTCCTGAAGGGATCAATATTTTCGATCCTATTGATCAATCTTTTACCAGTGATCAAGATGCTATTCTAAAGTATTTTAATATTTCTGAGCGTAAAGTAAAGGACATCATTTCAATTGGAGACGATTTTCTATTGATTCATACTGATGCTTCGGTAACAAGAGTAAATGCAGAAAAGAATACTAAAGATGAGCTGAAAGATTATAATTCATATTTAAAGCAAGAAAGCATAACACCCACTTCAGTAAATGTTTCAGATAAAAATGAGTTATGGATCATATACACAAATGGATTAATACATAAACTGGATATTAATTCTTTTTCGATCATTTCTGAATATCATCATTTAAAAGAAATCTTTGGAGGTGAACAGCATGATTTTAGGATGGTTATTGATAATAATGGAATTACTACATTAGACCGGACACTAAGTTGA
- a CDS encoding IS3 family transposase (programmed frameshift), translated as MLVITLAIMRRKSKHYTLEFKQKAVELSYAKGNVKQVCEDLDIFPSVLYRWRRELKDYGNNSFPGRGNPKMTDEEKEIARLKKALKEAELERDNLKKGHQHLLRERQEKYRFIKQHLMRFPVETMCKILKVSKSGYYHWLQSGPSKLWLENQKVTGLIKSIFKDSFQSYGSPRIKTELETLGYKISKPRVARIMSANYLFAKRKRKFKATTYSQHNYPIAPNLLNQNFEVSRQDQVWVSDITYIKTKQGWLYLTVIIDLFNRKVVGWALSDNLSTEDTIIKAWHMAIKKTTLTQSLIFHSDRGIQYASHKFTSLIKSYNGLVNQSMSRKGNCWDNAIAESFFKSLKVEWVYRHNYKLRSEAELSIFGWIETWYNNRRRHSFLGNRTIREFELDMYNLKLAA; from the exons TTGCTAGTTATTACCTTAGCAATTATGAGAAGAAAATCTAAACATTACACCTTAGAATTTAAACAAAAAGCAGTCGAGTTAAGTTATGCTAAAGGCAATGTAAAACAAGTATGTGAAGACTTGGATATATTTCCATCTGTACTTTACCGTTGGCGTAGAGAGTTAAAAGATTACGGTAACAACAGTTTCCCTGGCCGTGGTAATCCTAAAATGACCGATGAAGAAAAAGAGATAGCCCGATTAAAAAAGGCATTAAAAGAAGCCGAGTTAGAACGAGACA ATCTTAAAAAAGGCCATCAGCATCTTCTCCGCGAGCGACAAGAAAAATACAGGTTTATAAAACAACACCTTATGAGATTTCCTGTCGAGACGATGTGTAAAATATTGAAAGTAAGCAAAAGTGGCTATTACCATTGGTTACAATCGGGACCAAGTAAATTATGGTTAGAAAATCAAAAGGTAACTGGGCTTATTAAATCTATATTTAAAGATAGCTTTCAAAGCTATGGTTCACCTAGAATAAAAACAGAACTAGAGACATTAGGCTATAAAATATCAAAGCCTAGAGTTGCACGTATTATGAGTGCTAATTATTTGTTTGCAAAACGAAAACGTAAGTTTAAAGCAACCACATATAGTCAACATAATTACCCCATAGCTCCTAATTTATTAAACCAAAACTTTGAAGTAAGCCGACAGGATCAAGTTTGGGTAAGCGATATAACCTATATCAAAACCAAACAGGGCTGGTTATACCTTACTGTCATTATTGATTTGTTTAACCGCAAAGTTGTTGGATGGGCTCTAAGCGATAATCTAAGTACAGAAGACACTATTATTAAGGCTTGGCATATGGCTATAAAGAAAACTACTTTAACCCAGTCTTTAATTTTTCATTCCGACCGAGGTATACAATATGCCAGCCATAAGTTTACCTCATTAATTAAAAGTTACAATGGCTTAGTAAACCAATCTATGAGCAGAAAAGGTAATTGCTGGGATAATGCCATTGCTGAATCGTTCTTTAAATCATTAAAGGTAGAATGGGTTTATAGGCACAATTATAAGTTGAGATCTGAAGCGGAGTTATCCATCTTTGGATGGATAGAAACTTGGTATAATAATAGAAGAAGACATTCCTTTTTAGGAAATAGAACTATAAGAGAATTTGAATTAGACATGTATAACCTTAAACTAGCAGCGTAG